The following coding sequences are from one Hymenobacter sp. DG25A window:
- the holA gene encoding DNA polymerase III subunit delta, whose amino-acid sequence MPAVSADELLNQLRQRQFAPVYFLQGEEPYYVDLVADMLEKTVLQEHEKGFNQVVLYGKDADVATILNQAKRFPMMAERSVVIIKEAQTILDLENDKSWPFLEAYLKNPLQSTVLVFCYKHKTLDARKKLGKLLTGDKKTPPPAGVVLMTSNKIYDNQVPAWLTAYVRSKGQQITPQATVILSEYIGTELGRLTNEVDKMLINLQAGQPIDEDLVQRMVGISKEYNIFELQSALVRRDVLKANRILLYFEANPKANPLIPNLTLLFNYFSRLLALHQISNISEGDWLKFGLRFPVQRRDYQTGLKAFSFERTRDIVHLIRRADLQSKGIDSGSMTDGEILRELIFLILHPVPLHAIGA is encoded by the coding sequence ATGCCCGCCGTTTCCGCCGATGAACTTCTGAACCAGCTGCGCCAGCGCCAGTTTGCGCCCGTGTATTTTCTGCAGGGCGAAGAGCCGTACTACGTGGACCTGGTGGCCGATATGCTGGAAAAAACCGTGCTGCAGGAGCATGAGAAGGGTTTTAACCAGGTGGTGCTGTATGGCAAGGATGCGGATGTAGCCACTATTCTGAACCAGGCCAAGCGCTTCCCCATGATGGCGGAGCGCTCGGTGGTCATCATCAAGGAAGCCCAGACTATTCTGGATCTGGAAAACGACAAATCGTGGCCGTTTCTGGAAGCCTACCTGAAAAACCCGCTGCAAAGCACCGTGCTGGTGTTCTGCTACAAGCACAAAACCCTGGATGCCCGCAAAAAGCTGGGCAAGCTGCTTACCGGCGACAAAAAAACGCCCCCGCCCGCCGGCGTGGTGCTCATGACCAGCAATAAGATTTACGATAACCAGGTACCCGCCTGGCTCACAGCCTACGTGCGCAGCAAAGGCCAGCAGATTACGCCCCAGGCCACCGTTATTCTCTCCGAATACATTGGTACGGAACTGGGCCGCCTCACCAATGAGGTAGATAAGATGCTGATTAACCTGCAGGCCGGGCAGCCCATTGATGAGGACCTGGTGCAGCGCATGGTGGGCATCAGCAAGGAGTACAACATCTTCGAGCTGCAAAGCGCCCTGGTGCGCCGCGACGTGCTGAAGGCCAACCGTATTCTGCTCTACTTCGAGGCAAACCCCAAGGCCAATCCGCTCATTCCGAACCTCACCCTGCTGTTCAACTATTTCTCCCGCCTGCTGGCCCTGCATCAGATTTCCAACATTTCGGAAGGCGACTGGCTGAAATTTGGCCTGCGCTTCCCCGTGCAGCGCCGCGACTACCAGACTGGCCTGAAGGCCTTCAGCTTTGAGCGCACCCGCGACATCGTGCACCTCATCCGGCGCGCCGACCTGCAAAGCAAAGGCATCGACAGCGGCTCCATGACCGACGGTGAAATCCTGCGCGAGCTGATTTTCCTGATTCTGCACCCCGTGCCCCTGCACGCCATTGGGGCGTAA
- the tyrS gene encoding tyrosine--tRNA ligase — protein MDLISELRWRGMFHDMMPGTDEHLRTNAPISGYIGFDPTAASLHIGNLATIMLLVHLQRAGHRPLALVGGATGMIGDPSGKSAERNLLDEETLRANQSGIKAQLEKFLDFTEGPTGALVVNNYDWFKDFGFLQFLREVGKHLTVNYMMAKDSVKRRISGNEDTGAEGISYTEFSYQLLQGYDFFHLYKNLGCTLQMGASDQWGNITTGTELIRRMTGGEGKAYALTGQLITKADGTKYGKSETGTVWLDPTMTSPYQFYQFFLNAADADVPRLIRVFTLMSQEEIEALEAEHAQAPHLRVLQKALAKDVTTRVHSAEAYEAALAASQVLFGGGALSSLDEATLLDVFAGVPHMEVPRAQLSELNAVTLLSEATNSVIFPSKGEAKKMIQAGGVSLNREKAGLEQQASEVPLLLDKYMVAQKGKKNYYLIKVV, from the coding sequence ATGGACCTGATTTCCGAACTGCGCTGGCGTGGGATGTTCCACGATATGATGCCCGGCACCGATGAGCACCTGCGCACCAACGCCCCCATTTCCGGCTACATCGGCTTCGACCCCACGGCCGCGTCCCTGCACATCGGCAATCTGGCCACCATTATGCTGCTGGTGCACCTGCAGCGCGCCGGCCACCGCCCCCTGGCCCTGGTAGGCGGCGCCACCGGCATGATTGGCGACCCCTCCGGCAAATCAGCCGAGCGCAACCTGCTGGACGAGGAAACCCTACGGGCCAACCAGTCCGGCATCAAGGCCCAGCTGGAGAAGTTCCTGGATTTCACGGAAGGCCCCACCGGCGCGCTGGTGGTGAACAACTACGACTGGTTTAAGGACTTCGGCTTTCTGCAGTTTCTGCGCGAAGTAGGCAAGCACCTCACGGTGAACTACATGATGGCCAAAGACTCAGTAAAGCGCCGCATCAGCGGCAACGAGGACACCGGCGCGGAAGGCATCAGCTACACCGAGTTCAGCTACCAGTTGCTGCAGGGCTACGACTTCTTCCACCTCTACAAAAACCTGGGCTGTACCCTGCAAATGGGCGCTTCTGACCAGTGGGGCAACATTACCACCGGCACGGAGCTTATCCGGCGCATGACCGGCGGCGAGGGCAAAGCCTACGCCCTCACCGGCCAGCTCATCACCAAGGCCGATGGCACCAAGTACGGCAAGAGCGAAACCGGCACCGTGTGGCTAGACCCCACCATGACCTCGCCCTACCAGTTCTACCAGTTCTTCCTGAACGCCGCCGATGCCGACGTACCGCGCCTCATCCGGGTGTTCACGCTGATGAGCCAGGAGGAAATTGAAGCGCTGGAAGCTGAGCATGCCCAGGCCCCGCATCTGCGCGTGCTGCAGAAGGCGCTGGCCAAAGACGTAACTACCCGCGTGCACTCTGCTGAGGCCTATGAAGCGGCCCTGGCGGCCTCGCAGGTGCTGTTTGGCGGTGGTGCCCTCTCCAGCCTGGATGAGGCTACGCTGCTGGATGTATTTGCCGGCGTACCCCATATGGAAGTGCCGCGCGCCCAGCTCTCCGAGCTGAATGCCGTAACGCTGCTGAGCGAGGCTACCAATTCGGTCATCTTCCCTTCTAAAGGCGAAGCTAAGAAGATGATTCAGGCCGGCGGCGTGAGTTTGAACCGGGAGAAAGCCGGGCTGGAGCAGCAAGCATCGGAAGTACCTCTGCTGCTGGACAAGTACATGGTGGCCCAGAAAGGCAAGAAGAACTACTACCTGATTAAAGTAGTGTAG
- a CDS encoding antitoxin Xre/MbcA/ParS toxin-binding domain-containing protein, whose product MASPATRVKAAPQNMWAQWGRTGQDSFALVMAARKGIPAATAFEVAEALHLQPSQLEAIYDLSTKTLRSYLQDKKLLNAASSEKTLKIIALYNLGVEVFGEADAFLRWLGKPAHGLDGEVPLRLLETSGGIDLVEEELSRIAYGDLA is encoded by the coding sequence ATGGCCAGCCCCGCAACCCGAGTTAAAGCCGCACCGCAGAATATGTGGGCCCAATGGGGCCGCACCGGGCAGGATTCGTTTGCCCTGGTAATGGCGGCACGCAAGGGCATTCCGGCGGCTACGGCCTTTGAAGTAGCCGAGGCTCTTCACCTGCAGCCCAGCCAGCTGGAGGCCATTTATGACCTCTCTACCAAAACGCTGCGCAGCTACCTGCAGGATAAAAAGCTGCTGAACGCGGCCAGCAGCGAGAAAACCCTCAAAATTATTGCTCTCTATAACCTGGGCGTGGAAGTGTTTGGCGAAGCCGATGCGTTTCTGCGCTGGCTGGGCAAACCTGCCCACGGTCTGGACGGCGAAGTGCCGTTGCGCCTGCTGGAAACCAGCGGCGGCATTGATCTGGTAGAGGAGGAGCTGAGCCGCATTGCCTACGGCGACCTGGCCTAA
- a CDS encoding SPOR domain-containing protein yields MSFNLLLPAPSHRPLQLSDHIRALLREHDCVIIPDFGGLISDYSPAHIHPVRHTLAPPDKRVAFNQALTRNDGLLVDALSNTLNISSAQARQMVRDAVARLQSELAENHRTELPGIGIFRYAAGRGLDFEYTGTQNLLSASYGLPELLSRPVRATDALIARERPTEVVPMLAATRRRMGKRVFNTLAAVVVSGLVLSANYMLAQRFDYLPASLQFSTEAVAQVPVETPAPVLRQQAALAQTSWDDQQVTEPVAEVALPAAKPEVTPAPAKAPAPVAATSTVKPVSVAKAAQPVSSATISTITNRWYVVTAALTNAKAAEQLRKQYVSKGITVKLLTPRRGNRFVQGTRYYRISVADFADKASAKSSLPTLRKKFGNDILATNY; encoded by the coding sequence ATGAGTTTTAACCTTTTGCTACCCGCACCAAGCCACCGTCCCTTGCAGCTATCCGACCACATCCGCGCCTTGTTGCGCGAGCACGACTGCGTTATCATTCCCGATTTCGGGGGACTCATTTCCGACTATTCTCCTGCCCACATTCACCCGGTGCGCCACACGCTGGCTCCGCCGGACAAGAGGGTAGCCTTTAACCAGGCCCTTACCCGCAACGATGGTTTGCTGGTAGATGCCCTGAGCAACACGCTCAACATCTCATCAGCCCAGGCCCGCCAGATGGTGCGCGACGCCGTAGCCCGTTTGCAGAGCGAGCTGGCCGAAAACCACCGGACTGAGCTTCCCGGTATCGGAATTTTCCGGTACGCTGCCGGCCGTGGTCTAGATTTCGAATACACCGGCACGCAAAATCTGCTGTCGGCCAGCTACGGCCTGCCGGAGCTGCTCTCGCGCCCCGTGCGCGCTACCGATGCCCTGATTGCCCGGGAGCGACCCACCGAGGTGGTGCCTATGCTGGCCGCCACGCGCCGCCGGATGGGCAAGCGCGTGTTCAATACGTTGGCTGCCGTGGTGGTTTCCGGCCTGGTGCTGTCGGCTAACTACATGCTGGCCCAGCGCTTCGATTATCTGCCCGCCAGCCTGCAGTTCTCTACGGAGGCAGTAGCGCAGGTTCCCGTGGAAACTCCGGCTCCTGTGCTGCGCCAACAGGCTGCGCTGGCCCAAACCAGTTGGGATGACCAGCAGGTGACCGAGCCCGTAGCAGAGGTGGCACTGCCCGCAGCAAAACCGGAAGTGACTCCTGCACCGGCTAAAGCTCCAGCTCCTGTTGCTGCAACTTCTACAGTAAAGCCCGTGTCGGTTGCAAAAGCAGCCCAACCAGTTAGCTCCGCCACAATTTCCACCATCACCAACCGTTGGTACGTGGTGACGGCTGCGCTAACCAACGCCAAGGCTGCCGAGCAGCTCCGCAAGCAGTACGTGAGCAAAGGCATTACCGTGAAGCTGCTGACGCCCCGCCGCGGCAACCGCTTCGTGCAGGGTACCCGTTACTACCGCATTTCCGTAGCCGATTTCGCCGATAAGGCTTCGGCAAAGAGCAGCCTACCCACGCTGCGTAAGAAATTCGGCAACGACATTCTGGCCACCAACTATTAG
- a CDS encoding GyrI-like domain-containing protein — translation MLQPRIEVIAEKKLIGKRLPMSFANNRTGELWKSFMPRRHEIHQAIGADLYSMQQYAPGFFTDFNPAAEFEKWAGLEVTDFATVPPDMEAVLIPGGQYAVFFYRGLNTDTSIFQYIFTTWLPASDYVLDDRPHFEILGPKYRNNDPASEEEIWIPVSRKA, via the coding sequence ATGCTGCAACCCAGAATAGAGGTAATTGCTGAGAAAAAATTAATCGGCAAACGGCTGCCGATGTCTTTTGCTAATAACCGCACGGGGGAGTTGTGGAAGAGCTTTATGCCCCGGCGCCACGAAATTCATCAGGCAATAGGAGCGGACCTGTACTCCATGCAGCAGTATGCCCCGGGCTTTTTTACCGACTTTAACCCGGCGGCAGAATTTGAAAAGTGGGCCGGCTTGGAAGTGACGGACTTTGCCACAGTGCCGCCGGATATGGAAGCCGTGCTAATCCCCGGCGGCCAGTACGCCGTTTTCTTCTATCGAGGACTCAATACAGATACCAGCATCTTCCAGTACATATTCACTACCTGGCTGCCGGCTTCCGATTATGTGTTAGATGACCGGCCGCATTTTGAAATCCTGGGGCCGAAGTACAGGAACAATGATCCGGCATCGGAAGAGGAAATCTGGATTCCCGTTAGCCGGAAGGCTTAG
- a CDS encoding tetratricopeptide repeat protein has product MKFINRIVLAAALGTAAPLAAQAQQTQVFANDERYFQEGLELFDRAKYGAAQVAFQHYLELTQRRTGDQQDRTTDAEYYYAVSGLYLLHPDAEGRILAFAARNPAHPKAAVAFFELGKFYFDKKNYPKAIEYLQKVGPDNLSADQRAESEFKLGYSYFAQKQFDKARLLFDRNKQGNHQYRYASSYYAGYLAYLNNDFAGARKDLAVAEENDAYRPVVPAVMTQIYYKEGDLDGLISYGTKALAQTPLPQSADEIQLLVGDAYYQKKDYKQAAEYFDRYANGRKRIEPEVQYKVGFANYKMGDYKGAIGSLKGVAARRDSLGQNAAYHLGLSYMQTNQKQLALNSFDAARKQNFDKNITENATLKYAQLNYELGNSAEVIAALKDFNKKFPRSKNAPAADDILSESFLNSNDYAQALNYLEGLDNRSSKLNATYQRVAYYQAATLYNNTRYNEALPLVEKSLKYPQDDALQAAAQVLQGDLYSVGQQYQPAITSYTAALRTAASGPAAKTTLDQQARYGLGYAYYNTKQYERARPQFQAYLSDAQAKPSDPNFYDVVLRLADINYIAKSYQQALDGYNKVINANAADKDYAYYQKSVTLGLMGRRDEAASTLATLLKTAPSSRYADDAVYQQADLEFQGGNYQAAVAGFTRLLDNRPNSPLVPTTLQKRGVAYANLDQHDKAVADFKRVLDQYPRSKAASSAIYSLQQSLTALGQSEEFDSYLARYKQQNPNDAAVESVEFEAAKSLYLAEKYELAIPKLDAYLKQYPGNALSADGRYFLADSYLKTGKKDLALPRLRAVVEEGKSEFLNRAIGRVAELEFENKNYSEAIKYYARLREVSQSKREIANAALGLMKSYYESGDYAATRRTAEELQAMGNASLNATNSALLYLGKASYKAGNLDQAVTELGKAAGTATDEIGAEAQYLLAEVLFKQQKYDAALDAAYKSNSSFSNYELWQGRSFLLIADIYTAQGETFQAKATLNSIIDNKFPVPEIIEGAKQRLAALDSGTAPAAPAKTPPAKASTGKTPATSKPATTGKRTPLKNSLTETPTDSTATPANSDEQ; this is encoded by the coding sequence ATGAAGTTTATAAACCGGATTGTACTGGCTGCTGCCCTTGGCACGGCGGCCCCGCTAGCGGCTCAGGCCCAGCAGACGCAGGTTTTCGCCAACGATGAACGCTACTTTCAGGAAGGCCTGGAGCTTTTCGACCGCGCCAAGTATGGCGCCGCCCAGGTTGCTTTCCAGCATTACCTGGAGCTGACTCAGCGCCGCACCGGCGACCAGCAGGACCGCACCACCGATGCCGAGTACTACTACGCCGTGTCGGGCCTGTATCTGCTGCATCCTGATGCTGAAGGCCGCATTCTGGCCTTTGCCGCCCGCAATCCAGCCCACCCAAAGGCGGCCGTAGCATTTTTTGAGCTGGGCAAATTCTACTTCGATAAGAAAAACTACCCCAAGGCCATTGAGTACCTGCAGAAGGTAGGGCCGGATAACCTATCGGCGGACCAGCGCGCCGAGTCGGAGTTTAAACTGGGATACAGCTATTTTGCCCAGAAGCAGTTTGATAAAGCCCGCCTGCTCTTTGACCGCAACAAGCAGGGCAACCACCAGTACCGCTACGCCAGCAGCTACTACGCCGGCTACCTGGCCTACCTGAACAACGACTTTGCCGGCGCACGCAAAGACCTGGCCGTGGCCGAGGAAAACGACGCCTACCGCCCCGTGGTGCCGGCCGTGATGACGCAGATTTACTACAAAGAAGGCGACCTGGATGGCCTCATCAGCTACGGTACCAAAGCCCTGGCCCAAACGCCACTGCCACAAAGCGCCGATGAAATTCAGCTGCTGGTAGGGGATGCCTACTATCAAAAGAAGGATTACAAGCAGGCTGCTGAGTACTTTGACCGCTACGCTAACGGACGTAAGCGCATTGAGCCAGAAGTGCAGTACAAAGTGGGCTTTGCCAACTACAAGATGGGCGACTACAAAGGCGCCATTGGCAGCCTGAAAGGCGTGGCCGCCCGCCGCGACTCCCTCGGTCAGAATGCCGCCTACCACCTTGGTTTGAGCTACATGCAAACCAACCAGAAGCAGCTGGCCCTAAACTCTTTTGATGCTGCGCGCAAGCAGAATTTCGATAAGAACATCACCGAAAATGCCACGCTGAAATATGCGCAGCTGAATTACGAGCTAGGCAACTCGGCGGAGGTTATTGCGGCGCTGAAGGATTTCAACAAGAAATTCCCCCGCTCCAAGAATGCCCCGGCGGCCGATGATATCCTGAGCGAGAGTTTCCTGAACTCCAACGACTACGCGCAGGCCCTGAACTACCTGGAGGGGCTGGACAACCGCAGTAGCAAGCTGAACGCCACCTACCAGCGCGTGGCCTATTACCAGGCGGCCACGCTCTACAACAACACCCGCTACAACGAGGCCCTGCCCTTGGTAGAAAAGTCCCTGAAATACCCGCAGGACGATGCCTTGCAGGCTGCCGCGCAGGTGTTGCAGGGAGATTTGTACAGCGTGGGACAGCAGTATCAGCCGGCCATTACCAGCTACACCGCCGCGCTGCGCACTGCCGCCAGCGGCCCCGCCGCCAAAACCACCCTCGACCAGCAGGCCCGCTACGGCCTGGGCTACGCCTACTACAACACCAAACAGTATGAGCGCGCTCGCCCGCAGTTTCAGGCCTACCTGAGCGATGCGCAGGCTAAGCCTTCTGACCCCAATTTCTACGACGTAGTACTGCGCCTTGCCGACATTAACTACATAGCCAAAAGCTACCAGCAGGCGCTGGATGGCTATAATAAGGTCATCAATGCCAACGCGGCTGATAAGGACTACGCCTACTACCAAAAGAGCGTAACGCTGGGGCTGATGGGCCGCCGCGACGAGGCCGCCAGCACGCTGGCCACGCTCCTGAAAACCGCACCCAGCTCCCGCTACGCCGATGACGCGGTGTATCAGCAGGCTGATTTAGAATTCCAGGGTGGTAACTACCAGGCGGCGGTGGCCGGCTTCACGCGCCTGCTGGACAACCGCCCCAACAGCCCGCTGGTACCTACCACGTTGCAAAAGCGCGGAGTAGCCTACGCCAACCTGGACCAGCATGATAAAGCCGTAGCCGATTTCAAACGGGTGCTGGACCAGTATCCGCGCAGCAAAGCCGCCAGCAGCGCCATCTATTCCCTGCAGCAGTCGCTCACGGCGCTGGGGCAGTCGGAGGAGTTTGACAGCTACCTGGCCCGCTACAAGCAGCAAAACCCCAATGACGCCGCAGTGGAAAGCGTGGAGTTTGAGGCGGCAAAGTCTTTGTACCTCGCTGAAAAGTACGAGCTGGCCATTCCCAAGCTGGATGCTTATCTGAAGCAATACCCCGGCAATGCGCTGTCGGCGGATGGGCGCTACTTCCTGGCCGACTCTTACCTGAAGACCGGCAAGAAGGACCTGGCGTTGCCCCGACTGCGTGCGGTGGTGGAAGAAGGAAAATCAGAGTTTCTGAACCGCGCCATTGGCCGGGTAGCCGAGCTGGAGTTCGAGAACAAGAACTACTCTGAGGCCATCAAGTACTACGCACGGCTGCGGGAAGTGTCGCAGAGCAAGCGCGAAATTGCCAATGCTGCGCTGGGGCTGATGAAGAGCTACTACGAGAGCGGTGACTACGCTGCCACGCGCCGCACTGCTGAAGAGCTGCAGGCCATGGGCAATGCCTCGCTGAATGCTACCAACTCGGCGCTGCTGTATCTGGGCAAAGCCAGCTACAAAGCCGGCAACCTGGACCAGGCCGTAACGGAGCTGGGCAAAGCCGCCGGCACTGCCACCGATGAAATTGGGGCCGAAGCACAGTACCTGCTGGCGGAAGTGCTGTTCAAGCAACAGAAGTATGATGCCGCTTTGGATGCTGCCTACAAGAGCAACTCCAGCTTCTCCAACTATGAGCTGTGGCAGGGCCGCTCGTTCCTGCTGATTGCCGATATCTACACGGCGCAGGGCGAAACCTTCCAGGCAAAAGCTACGCTGAACTCCATCATCGACAATAAATTCCCGGTGCCGGAAATCATTGAAGGAGCTAAACAACGGCTTGCTGCACTGGACAGTGGTACCGCTCCGGCTGCGCCCGCCAAAACCCCTCCAGCCAAGGCCAGCACCGGTAAAACCCCCGCCACCAGCAAGCCAGCCACAACGGGCAAACGCACACCGCTGAAAAACTCCCTGACCGAGACGCCCACGGACTCCACGGCCACGCCCGCCAATTCCGATGAACAGTAA
- a CDS encoding TonB-dependent receptor produces MTLRSPQILALAAVLAASAAPRTLWAQTTRGKIEDAEIEIVKERVNQLPEATRNFDKIKIEPPAKGDQQVKYSFQDFQLPSNNLNPSVRVLTIKQEELAPLLGNYAKAALGNYGSLYGKLYLHNTRDNAASYGVNLSHISSAKGPVDGKNSGSSQSSLGLNGETYSGPLTLGGSLDLGHERYNFYGYKAQNDRPDADSLKHAFNRAAAKVYLRNRAADAQFQYDLSAGFNFWKDNLEARESNFLVGLQSKYYLSENTRVAINGDASFISYKDSLTVSRPYVQVTPAFEVDLDRLDISLGATIGYTGDTIGTVKQLSVNPAVRLGYTVAEDKFVVYAGLGGGLQRVTMYDLSTENPWLGRNQRVADTHRGPSLFFGFNASPVRALEVNAKVTVAQDQNLYFYNNSLRDQSRFDLVYDRKSTQLLNVHGEVLYNAAERFRLGFKGDYNGYKVHSLEKAYHRPAFQGSVFGTYNMDEKLLLGAQLYTLSSSFGSEFIPGTFDPGATADHLAPKATDSVIDLNLRADYRFSENLSIFALGNNLLGRKYERFLYYPVKGVNVLAGVTYEF; encoded by the coding sequence ATGACGCTTCGCTCTCCTCAGATTCTTGCCCTTGCTGCCGTGCTGGCGGCCAGTGCCGCGCCCCGTACCCTGTGGGCGCAGACCACCCGCGGCAAGATTGAAGACGCAGAAATTGAAATCGTGAAGGAGCGGGTAAATCAGCTGCCCGAGGCCACCCGGAATTTCGATAAGATCAAAATTGAGCCGCCGGCGAAAGGCGACCAGCAGGTGAAGTACTCCTTCCAGGACTTCCAGCTGCCTTCCAACAACCTGAACCCATCGGTGCGGGTGCTCACCATTAAGCAGGAAGAACTGGCCCCGCTGCTGGGTAACTATGCCAAGGCAGCCCTTGGCAACTACGGCTCACTGTACGGCAAGCTTTACCTGCACAACACCCGGGATAACGCCGCTTCCTACGGGGTAAACCTGAGTCATATTTCCTCGGCCAAGGGCCCGGTAGACGGCAAAAACTCGGGCAGCAGCCAAAGTAGCTTAGGGCTGAATGGGGAAACCTACAGCGGCCCGCTTACCCTGGGCGGCAGCCTGGATCTGGGTCATGAGCGTTACAATTTCTACGGCTATAAAGCTCAGAATGACCGCCCCGATGCCGACTCGCTCAAGCACGCCTTCAACCGCGCCGCGGCCAAAGTGTACCTGCGCAACCGGGCGGCCGATGCCCAGTTTCAGTATGACCTGAGCGCCGGCTTCAATTTCTGGAAAGACAACCTGGAAGCCCGCGAAAGCAACTTCCTGGTGGGCCTGCAATCCAAGTACTACCTCTCGGAAAACACCCGCGTAGCCATCAACGGCGACGCCTCGTTTATCTCTTACAAAGACTCTCTGACGGTAAGCCGCCCTTATGTGCAGGTAACGCCCGCCTTTGAGGTAGACCTGGACCGGCTGGATATTTCCCTGGGCGCTACCATCGGCTACACCGGCGACACTATTGGCACAGTGAAGCAGCTTAGCGTGAACCCGGCCGTGCGCCTGGGCTACACCGTAGCCGAAGACAAGTTTGTGGTGTATGCCGGCCTGGGCGGCGGGCTGCAGCGCGTAACCATGTACGACCTGAGCACCGAAAACCCCTGGCTGGGCCGCAACCAGCGCGTAGCCGACACGCACCGCGGCCCCTCGCTGTTCTTTGGCTTCAACGCCTCGCCGGTGCGCGCGCTGGAAGTGAATGCCAAAGTAACGGTAGCTCAGGATCAGAACCTCTATTTCTACAACAACTCCCTGCGCGACCAAAGCCGCTTTGATCTGGTGTACGACCGGAAATCGACGCAGCTGCTGAACGTGCACGGCGAGGTGCTGTATAATGCCGCCGAACGTTTCCGCCTGGGCTTCAAAGGCGACTATAATGGCTACAAGGTGCACTCCCTGGAGAAAGCCTACCACCGGCCTGCCTTTCAGGGCTCGGTTTTCGGAACCTATAACATGGATGAGAAGCTGTTGCTGGGCGCCCAACTCTACACGCTCAGCTCCAGTTTTGGCTCAGAATTCATCCCCGGAACCTTCGACCCCGGTGCAACGGCAGACCATCTGGCTCCCAAGGCCACGGACAGTGTAATTGACCTTAATCTGCGGGCGGATTACCGTTTTTCGGAAAATCTGTCAATATTTGCTTTAGGCAACAACCTGCTGGGACGTAAATATGAGCGTTTCCTGTACTATCCGGTGAAAGGCGTGAACGTGCTGGCGGGGGTTACCTATGAGTTTTAA
- a CDS encoding RES family NAD+ phosphorylase — protein sequence MLVYRICLAKYAEDLFASGRRARWNSKDRFVVYTAATRALACLENVVHRSGEGLNDQFRVLVIDIPDDLPIEEIKPAQLPVGWEKASSYSICQPLGDAWYEHRKAAVLRVPSSIIPQESNYVLHTRHLDFKRIRIVAWEEFSFDNRIKAEEPEG from the coding sequence ATGCTCGTCTACCGCATCTGCCTGGCCAAATACGCTGAAGACCTGTTTGCCTCCGGCCGCCGGGCCCGCTGGAACAGTAAGGATAGATTTGTAGTGTACACCGCCGCCACGCGCGCCCTGGCCTGCCTGGAAAACGTAGTGCACCGGAGCGGCGAAGGCCTGAACGACCAGTTCCGGGTATTGGTCATCGATATTCCCGATGATCTGCCCATCGAAGAAATAAAGCCGGCTCAACTGCCCGTCGGCTGGGAAAAGGCCAGTAGCTACTCCATCTGTCAGCCGTTGGGTGATGCCTGGTATGAGCACCGCAAAGCCGCGGTGCTACGCGTGCCCTCGTCCATCATCCCCCAGGAAAGCAACTACGTCCTGCACACCCGCCACCTGGATTTCAAACGCATCCGCATTGTGGCCTGGGAGGAGTTTAGCTTTGATAACCGTATCAAGGCAGAAGAACCGGAAGGCTAA
- a CDS encoding MotA/TolQ/ExbB proton channel family protein, with amino-acid sequence MTPFLLQITTTAADTATALPTTAADSDLSLIDLILKGGWIMIPLFILSVISVYIIIERYITIRRAAVNPESFMNGIRNLMVKGDLQGAKMLCAQNPSPLARMIEKGIRRIGLPLKDIEASVENVGKIEIARLEKNISILGIIAGIAPMLGFVGTIIGVIKIFYAISATGDFGIAQISGGLYTKMVTSAAGLIVGIIAHVGYHWLSIMVERLVFRMENSAIEFMDILQDN; translated from the coding sequence ATGACGCCATTCCTCCTGCAGATTACCACCACCGCTGCTGATACCGCTACCGCGCTACCCACCACCGCTGCTGATTCCGACCTCTCGCTGATTGATCTGATCCTGAAAGGGGGCTGGATCATGATTCCGTTGTTTATCCTGTCGGTTATTTCGGTGTACATCATCATCGAGCGGTACATCACCATTCGTCGGGCCGCCGTTAACCCGGAGTCGTTCATGAATGGCATCCGTAATCTGATGGTGAAAGGGGATCTGCAGGGCGCTAAAATGCTCTGTGCCCAGAACCCTTCGCCACTGGCCCGCATGATTGAAAAGGGTATCCGCCGCATTGGTCTGCCCCTGAAAGACATTGAAGCCAGCGTAGAAAACGTAGGCAAAATTGAAATTGCCCGCCTGGAGAAGAACATCAGCATCCTGGGCATTATTGCCGGTATCGCGCCCATGCTGGGTTTCGTAGGTACTATCATCGGCGTAATCAAGATTTTCTACGCCATCAGCGCCACCGGCGACTTTGGTATCGCCCAGATTTCGGGCGGTCTGTACACCAAAATGGTAACCTCCGCGGCGGGCCTTATTGTGGGTATCATTGCCCACGTAGGCTACCACTGGCTGAGCATCATGGTAGAGCGGCTGGTGTTCCGCATGGAGAACTCGGCCATCGAGTTCATGGACATTCTGCAGGATAATTAA